The stretch of DNA aaaaaaactttgtactaactttaagtACAAaattaatacaaagttgagtcacttattttggaagAGAGGGGTAGTATATTTTGAAAATACTTTTATATTTATACATGTACATAAACAATATACTATTTTCTATAACTAAATATAAGAAATTTTTCAGTTCAATTAGTACTAAGAAAATACTCCAAGATATTTTTATATATACTGTATATACAAGGCATTATATTGGATTTTACTCACCGCTCTCGCAGGTAGCTCGCGTTGGCGAAGAAGATGGGCGCGTCGACCTGCAGCACCAGCACTCCGGGCACGCTCTCCGCCATGGCGTACTGGTCCATCCTTCTGTACATGGTCGAGTTGGGCATCTTGCCGAGCGCCGTCGTCCTCGGCCGCGCCACGAACAGCAGGATCCGGACAACCGATATCCCGACCTGAAAGACACACACAATGTTTCGAGGTCAACACATCATGCATGCATGCTTCTGACTCGATACAGCTGATAGCATGCACATACCGCGATGGAGAGTCCGATCCCGATGTTGTCCAAGACGACGCCGAGGTAGGCGCCGAGGCAGGCGCAGAAGTCGAGCTTGTCCACCTTCCACAGGCGAACGGCGGCGGGGAAGTCAAAAACGCCCAGCAtggccgagatgatgatggccGACAGCACCACCAGCGGGGTGTAGTGGAACAGCGGCGTGAGGAAGAGGAGCGTcacggccaccgccaccgccatcacCGCGTTGGACATGGCGGTCTTGCAGCCGGCGTTGACGTTCACGGCGGAGCGCGAGAAGGGGCCGGTGGTGAGGTAGCATGAGGTGCAGGACCCCACGATGTTCGCCAGCCCGAAGGCGACCATCTCCTTGTTGTTGTCCACGTGGTAGTTCTTGGACATGGCGAAGCTCCTCCCCACGGCGATCCCTTCCTATATTTGTATGAACATGCGCACACAAATGTCACAGTTGTGAATTGTGATGAGCTCAAGCAGCATGAACTAAAGTCAGGACACAGGAAGAGGCTTACGGCGAGGCCGATGAGGCCGGTGATGATGCCGGTCTTGAGAGCGACCATCATGTGCGGCGGCGACAAGATCAAGCTCTTGGCGGACGACGGGTTTATGCCCTTCTTGAGGTTACCAATCTGGATGTCCAACAAAAACACCAAATCGGCACCTTATATTTTGTAACGGGAGGAGTAATTAACAGTGTGTGTTTGCTGCCGAGTTTACCACTTCGATGCCATGGTTTTGGCCATGGATGAGGTACACGAAGATGCTTCCAACAACGAGTGACGCCAACGGTGCCGCAGCCGACACCCAGAAGAGCCTGGGTCGCCTCTTGCTCTGTTGTCAAAACAAATATCAAATCTAGTTTCCTACTGTACTTCTCGGAGGCGATTATAACTTTAAAAGAGAGGAGAACTAAGCAAGGAGCTTACGAACAAGCGAGTCATGAGCAGAAAAATGAGACAGCAACACCCGAGAACCAAGCTCTCCCATCGCCACTGCAATCGCACACATATGAGATATGGCACGCAAAACGCAACACAAACAACCCTATCAGATCAAATACAAGTAGAAGTATAGTAATTAAGGAGGACAGTGTGGCTGACTGACGTGGTGGGTCTGCGAGAAGACCGCGCGCATGACGGCGACGACGTCCGTGGCCCTGGTGAAGTGCTGGAGGCCCAGGAGGCCCTTGAGCTGCTGCAGGCACACCACCGTGGCGGCGCCGCCCATGAACCCGACGATGGCGGCCTGCGACAAAAAGTCCACCACGAAGCTCAGCCTGAGGATGCCAAGGCCGGCCTGGAACACGCCGGCGAAGAAGGTGGCCGTGAAGGCCAGGTGCATGTACAGCTCCGGGTTCTCCGCCGGCGGCGCCTCCTTCCCCAGCAACGCAGGGAACAGCAGCGACCCCACCGCCGTCGTCCCCACCGCCAGGTCCCTGGAGCTTCCCATCACCGCGTATACCAGCGCCGGCACGAAGCTAGAGTCTGTACAACGTACGTGGGGTTAATTCGGCAATAATGTCGCGCCGCACGCGCGTGCACGCATACCGGCGGCCTGGGTACATCATGTATGAATACTTACATAGTCCCATGATGGGCGGGAGATCGGCGAGCTTGGCGTAGCTGATGCCCTGGGGGACGGCGAGGCTGGCTACGGTGACACCGGCGATGAGGTCGGACCGGAGCGCGCCGAGGGTGTAGCACGGTAGCCACTGCAGGCACGGGAACAGGTAGCGGAGCGCGGCCACGGCGCGCCGGCCGTGCCCGTCCTCCCGCGCCACCGCTCGGAACGGATCGTCGGGAAAGAAGGTCTCCCTCAGGTGGGCGCCGAGGATGTGGAGGAACGGCCGTGCcgggggcacgggcacgcgcggcgcccccgccgccaccggcgTCTCGGGCACGTCGACGACCGGCATCCCCACCATGATTGACGGCTAGCGAAGCTGGAGGAATTGTCCACGAGCATGCATAAGCGAGGCGTCACAACTCACAACATCTGGGACGATAGAAAAGTTTTCGAGGACTGGTATAAATAGCGCGCGTGTCTCCGGGACATACGAGTCCGTGTGGTGCGGGGGTGGAAGCTGGTTGATCGGCAAACTCTGCATTGCTGATTCGATCGCTTGTAAAGATTCCTCAAGGAAaaaaaatgattttaaaaaaaacCTGGGTCTTAGGCTGATTGTATTGGAGTATCATGCATATAATAGTAGTGTataatactacctccctaatgcatagtatcatatattactaTCATGTAATACTTTATTTATGCATGCATGACACATAATAGCATattatttattatgatacggtatcatgatatgatactcaattcTTTCTTTCTTCATTGAAGTCTATAGCACGTCATCAAAATTGCATGATACTAGctgtgatactaccattacgatcaGCCTTACCAAATCTCACACATACACTATCGGTAATAATgtgcttatctttctctttttttttgatcAAATGATGTGCTTATCTGGAGTGGTGTAATTGCGATCGATTCACCTAGATAACTACTACGAGTCAGAAATAGTAAATTTATTTGGATAAAGATATTCATTTGTGGAAATCCTTTTTAATCAAAACAAGAAGTAAATTAATTAGGAACCATATgcgtatgcatgagagagagagagagagagagagagagagagagagagagagagagagagagagctgagcACCCCGACGCCGGTCAGCGTGGTGTGGGAGATACAAGGTGGTTCACCGGTGTGTCCTCGCCGTTGCCTAGTTCGATGGATCAATTCCGTTTGATATGTTATATGCAACTGCGCGCGCGCACACGCACACATAGAGGGAGAGAGAGCTGAGCACCTCAGACGCCGGTCGGAGTGATGTCGGAGATACAATGTGGTTCGTCTGTCGGGGTGTTGTCGATGATACaaggcgcgtgcacacacacaagaAATTACTGCACATATAAAAATAAAATGTTAATTTTGGAGGAGCAAATCTACATCAAATCAAAGTAAGAACCAATCTGATAAACAAATAGTGAACGGGTTTCATGTCCTTGTGGCGGTTTGATCGCCACTGAGTCCCTGTCCATGTTTTCCTATCGGGCGCTTGTCGTTTGACTCCCACTCGTCCCCTGATGTGATGGCGACTCCTTCTAATACCCAGTTGGTGACAAGAAGCGGCGCGAGGATTGCCGCTAAAGCCAATCTTGCTGAATCTTTGACCAACTGGACCTGAACGACGAGGTGTTTGACGACCTTGAGATTGATGATGATGAGTGTTTGACAACCTTAAGATTGATGACGATGACCCTACGATCAAGGAGAGTGTGAGATGGCTTgctctcgaggatgttgattcttGCAAGATTCTCCATGATTGTCGAGCCAAAAGGGCCAAATTAAACAGTTCCAAATCCCTGAAGCCAAGTCTCGCGAAACCCAATGAGCCTTCCTTCTCCCTTTTTACCACCCCGCCTGAATTTGCGGATGATGGAATTGACATGCTCACACATACCATGGGAAGGTGGAAAAGCGCaattgaataaaccaggatggctTGTATGGTAGACTTGATTAATGCATCCTTCCCCGTGAAGGATAATAATTTCGCCATCTACTCTCTCACCTTATTCCTACTGCGATCTCTCAAAATTAAAAGTACAATTTTCTGAAAGACCAACATTGATGGTCATACCTAAGTACCTTTCATCTAGAGATTCATTAGAAACTTCTGACGCGTTTGGTTGTCATCTCTGTTTTTGGGCACTTTGCGTACTTGTCCCAGTTGggcctgtttgagctaatgcaggccAAAAACCAACATACGCATGTAGTTTGGTTGCCTACATATAGGCTAGTTGCATCAGATAATTAAGCAATTTTTGGCATggtgtttggtttcttgagtcgcaCTTGTTAGACGAACCACATGTTGTTTGATTGCGAACGACATAAGGTATGATCACCACTTCTCATTAGTGGTGACCTTATCACACACGATTTCAACATCGTCCCGGTCCTATCTAGAGAACAAATTACAGCTCATCCTAGCTACTAACAAATGGCGATAAAAATTAAGAGCCATATGGCTGACTAGGGGAAAGTTCATTTATGCTAACCAAGTGGAagtccatcctcttcttcttctgctACTACTGCTATTttattctacttcttcttcttcctcctcttcttcttcttcagatcctTGTCTAGCCTTTGTTACCCCACATTGCCTGGGCCCACTCCATCCTTTTATTCTTCCAGGCTTCGTTGACAAATGCCTCCACACCATGGCCAGAGCTGGCaaacactatcggtgtcaaaaccggcggatctcgggtagggggtcccgaactgtgcgtctaaggtcgatggtaacaggagacagggacacgatgtttacccaggttcgggccctctctatggaggtaataccctacttcctgcttgattgatcttgatgaatatgagtattacaagagttgatctatggctaaaaccctagaagtctagcctatatgattgtgattgcctctacgaactaaaccctctagtttatatagacatcggaggggactagggttgtacaaagtcggttacagagaaatgaatcttcatatccgaacgccaggctttccatccacgccaaggagagtcccatctagccACGGGagggagtcttctgtcttgtatcatcccgtcccatcagtccggcccatgtccaacaggctagacgcccaaggaccccttaatcgaggactccctcaaacATCATCAGGCGTCACATATTCATCTGTAcagagggagcattccgtatttccatTTATCATGATGACGCtgcatggaccaggcatcttaagctttagataGGTGTAGTGTGGGACCACATTAAAATGAGCAGAAGCGATACGCCTaagcagtgcatggtagctacTGTGGAACGGGACAATATCAAAGGTCAAGACTTCGCTTCAAAAGTTGTTCGGTGAGCCGAAAACGACTTCAAATGTAATTGAGCCCGTGTAGTGAGCTTCTATGCCGGGTACtgctcccttgaaggtagttgtggttggcttgattcttgaaggatcaatgctcATTTTGCGGACAAtgtcttggtagagtagattaaggctattgtcgccgtccataaggactttcgtgagatggaacccgtcgataattgggtcgaggaccagagcTGCCGAACCTTCGTGACGGATACTGGCTGGGTAGTctttgcgatcaaaagtgatcggcagGCCGCCCATTAgctaaattttggggcgaccggctctatggCGTAGGCGTCCCGTAGTGCGCGCTTGCGCTTCCCTGTAGGGATGTGCgtcacgtataccatgtttactgtttttacttcagggggaaattgcttctgacccccggtgttcggtTGGCGAGTCTCTTCATCGTCGCTAtcactgggcggccccttccccttgtgttcggcattaagcttgccggcttgtttaaaaactcaacagcttctgttggtatgattggctggtctttctagggtgccatgaatttggcagggccgatccagtatcttgtctaaattggatggtccgtctatgtttgccttgaatggcattttccgttgaccgggtttggagctgctgaatctggcgttgaccgccttgtcttgcgttccttcattattatttcgatgcttgtgtttattgcatcgtggcttgccgttgccatctcgAACTTTGGAAGTGCCCGGATCactggtgttgttgcttctacgagcgagccagctgtcttctcccgcgcaaaagcaggtcatcaaagcggtaagggctgccatggattttgttttttcttgaccgaggtggtgggtgagccactcatctcggacactATGTTTAAAGGCCACAAGGGCTTCGACattcggacaatcgacaatttggttctttttaattaagaacctagtccagagcttccaggTGGACTCCCCGGGCTGCAGGAtagtgtgacttaggtcatcggcatccgaaggccggacatatgtaccttagaAGTTATcgtggaaggcgtcttccaagtttcccagctgccaatggagttctcaGGGAGGTTGTTTAGCCAGTGTCGCGCTGTTccatttagttttagtgggaggtatttgatggcatgaagatcatcaccgtgggccatatgaatatggagaaggaaatcctcaattcataccgcggggtctgttttcccatcatatgattcgatgttcacgggtttaaacccttctaggaattcgtgttccattacttcatcagtgaagcagagagggtgtgcggcgcctctatatcgggccaagtcacggcgtagctcggatggagtccgtttgcggttttcggcccgggcgtggttatgtttgtcacgtccggCTAGATGGCCATCGTTGcgcgtcggggcacgcccccgcgatccgtagatcgatctggtctgacctgctctattgtccaggtcctaccATAGGTCATATGTATAACCCCGAGCTGTTATGTCCCTGCCTTTACGGCAGGGTAGTATGGGCTGGTGTTCGACTTGAGTTGTCgttttgtcccgtccacgtggtggccAGTCAGCCACATTATGCGCTGATGGTACGGGCTTcagcgcctcgtcatcaaattgaggtaacaatttgcgcttcgggtaacttttggttgggcgctcgaggccgtattcctcagctgccaggacattagttcacctgtcattgagcagatcttgatcagcttgaagctgctactgcttctttttcaggctccttgcagtggctattagctggcgcttaaagcgctcctgctcaagaggttcctcaggcacgataaaatcctcgttgccgaggctcacctcatcctcggagagcggaaaatAGTTACTGTCCTCCAAGTCTTCGTttacggcctgttcatcagggctgactcgcccatcttcccattcgtcctgttcggaggttggctcaacggggtcttcattgtcctcGACATCGTCTAGggtattgttttctcctgtgccggtattgttgtcttttctgttgcgtgacttagagtggcgccgctgtcgttggcgctttggctgtatctcataaggtttatcctcgactgggtcttctttgtcatcgccattagcttctttgggtgtatccaccatgtacacgtcatatgaagaggtggccatCCAGCATCCGGTAAATGGCAGGctttgggcctcctcttctccggcatcTCCGTCCATACTGTTGATGTTTTTGGAGTTGTAACCATGTTTGTTAAGttttcgacagtggctataaagtgggtggtgggtgggacgtaaaattccctgctctcagcccctagtccgggctgggcatagTTCAGACGTTGCTCCTCTATAATGACAAGGGAtctcattaagtccagagcctcgcttaaaggcgaggtttggccCGAGAGAAGAGAGCCCATGGAGTGCGTCGAGAGTGAGACTCCTTGGCTGAactcacacgatgctgactccgaCGATTCGGAGCCTGTGTACGGAGAAGGGTCCGGCTCCATGATGGATGCCACCGACACTACTTCCCCCGGCTCTCAAACAACGGGCCTAGTGGCCACAGATAGTCCGGCGAGCTCAGGGagcccgtcttcggacctggcgatacgctccggatctaaggccatagCGGAGGTTGGGGGcgcgaatccttggaagatcaagactcctcggatatcagcgacatagtccagatttccaaaactaatctggtgacctggggtgtagctgtcgatttgctctagatggccaagcgagttggcctgcatgcgaagccgccgaacacaagatctggctggggaggaaaacctcccccagggctgcattgttgtagatgattgatggagacaTCGAACCTTCTGGTGGtaacgcagcggaactctcaattaaagcaccaatgtaggtgtcaaaaccggcagatctcgggtagggggtccccaactatacgtctaaggtcgatggtaacatgagacagggacacgatgtttacccaggttcgggccatctctatggaggtaataccctacttcctgcttgattgatcttgatgatatgagtattacaagagttgatctacgacgagatcataatggctaaaaccctagatgtctagcctgtatgattgtgattgcctctacggactaaaccctccggtttatatagacaccggaggggactagggttgtacaaagtcggttacagagaaaggaatcttcatatccgaacgccaggcttgccatccatgccaaggagagtcccatctagccACGGGAGGGAGTCTTCTGTCCTGTATCTTCACGGCCAATCagcccggcccatgtccaacaggccggacacccgaggaccccttaatacaggactccctcaaacaTCATCAGGCGTCACATATTCATCCTCTGGCACAAGTTCTGTAGGATCTAGTTATGAAGGATGCAACATGCAAGAACAAGCTTAAACTAGGTAGGGTAAGGGTGGAATGGCTTTTGATCCAGGATCTTAAACCAATTATTCAGAGCTCCAAATGTCCTCTCAACCATAACTCTAAGACCGAAGTGTCTGTGATTAAACAATTAATGTGGAGTGCTATGATAGTTCCTGGAAGAGaacttgtgaaagtgcaactatccctaggtggttttggtaattcataacaacatatagctcattgagctaatgctattccaagatgattatttcaggaaagctcaatgattggcatggcatggatgtgaaagtggaaccctcaaaatgctaaggacaaaggattggctcaagctcaaaagctcaagactcttcattttatattttagtgatccaagatcacattgagtctttaggaaaagccaatactatcaaggagggatgaggtgttgcttaatgagcctcttgcttcatgtgcttagtgatatgctccaaaaccctcaactactttcccatatccacatatgacctaaaccgtaAGCCAAACTcgatcctaccgattcttcctatccagcgccaccgagtttcacttgtcattagccactgccaaaccctagcaattcggttctaccgatagggatctcggtctcaccgagatggggttgcaaactctctgtttccctttcataacttttcggtctcaccgaaagagcgaatcggtcccaccgagattgcaatgtaaactcagtgtttcccctttgtaacttttcggtctcaccgagttccactcggtctcaccgaaagagcaaattggtcccaccgagtttgcctgaccaactctctggttagctaattaccaaattcggtctcaccgagtttgtgtaatctgtcTCACCGAGATAACGTTATGCCCAaagcctaaccatattggtcctaccgagttgcatgtcagtcccactgaaaatctctaacggtcactaggtttacattttcggtccgaccgagtttattgattcggtcccaccgagattggaaaactgtgtaacggttggattttgtgtggaggctatatatacccctccacctccctctcattcgatgagagagccatcagaacacacacaccattccaactcatatgttctgagagagaaccacctactcatgtgttgagaccaagatattccattcctaccatatgaatcttgatctctagccttcccaagttgctttccactcaaatcttctttccactaaatccaaatcctatgagagagagttgagtgttggggagactatcatttgaagcacaagagcaaggagttcattacctacacaccgtttgttacttcttggagagtggtgtctcctagattggctaggtgtcacttgggagcctccgacaagattgtggagttga from Triticum dicoccoides isolate Atlit2015 ecotype Zavitan chromosome 6A, WEW_v2.0, whole genome shotgun sequence encodes:
- the LOC119314490 gene encoding sulfate transporter 3.2-like, with translation MVGMPVVDVPETPVAAGAPRVPVPPARPFLHILGAHLRETFFPDDPFRAVAREDGHGRRAVAALRYLFPCLQWLPCYTLGALRSDLIAGVTVASLAVPQGISYAKLADLPPIMGLYSSFVPALVYAVMGSSRDLAVGTTAVGSLLFPALLGKEAPPAENPELYMHLAFTATFFAGVFQAGLGILRLSFVVDFLSQAAIVGFMGGAATVVCLQQLKGLLGLQHFTRATDVVAVMRAVFSQTHHWRWESLVLGCCCLIFLLMTRLFSKRRPRLFWVSAAAPLASLVVGSIFVYLIHGQNHGIEVIGNLKKGINPSSAKSLILSPPHMMVALKTGIITGLIGLAEGIAVGRSFAMSKNYHVDNNKEMVAFGLANIVGSCTSCYLTTGPFSRSAVNVNAGCKTAMSNAVMAVAVAVTLLFLTPLFHYTPLVVLSAIIISAMLGVFDFPAAVRLWKVDKLDFCACLGAYLGVVLDNIGIGLSIAVGISVVRILLFVARPRTTALGKMPNSTMYRRMDQYAMAESVPGVLVLQVDAPIFFANASYLRERISRWINEEEERIKATGEQSLQCVVLDMGAVAGIDTSGTKLIEDLSKSLHMKNIQIALANPGSEVMKKLDMSKVLMRIDDEWIFQKVGDACDYALLNLVELHHVVILNFRTLSKWYCDLPLESCGHGDHNLC